A DNA window from Luteolibacter luteus contains the following coding sequences:
- a CDS encoding acyltransferase family protein — MTHAKSLELVEPALPQAEARDVSFADHGGKKSERFFHLDALRAGLMFWGILVHASTVENSPVFRAIAEVSGLVRMEAFFVISGFLAYMLLKKYGAKVTVKKRLLAIGLPFVTALVLLNPATNYIVYCYHNTPIPFMDYLAGKGSSHPKGPMNWHLHLWFLAALFIYSLLAPVIGRAVDGVMRASYDRIPRPWTLGKLAPVVPGLKFLALCLMVCGGCVGARVAFESIKPLLHPEAHYVVRSIGNFLPYYALGMVLFASIELRNVFSKARWFQTLLSCVLLYLSHRASGENPGKLGEVAILAAQTYTALCLSSLLFWLAAKLVRKENPWARSLSDAAYTVYLFHFLSLYLFATLLRPWIHATIPLLVAISIATFATTLCFHRFVIWRVPILELLFNGKPLRPSR; from the coding sequence ATGACCCACGCGAAATCCTTAGAGCTTGTCGAGCCGGCTCTGCCCCAGGCAGAAGCCCGCGACGTTTCTTTTGCCGATCATGGTGGGAAGAAGAGTGAGCGCTTTTTCCACCTCGATGCATTGCGTGCCGGCCTGATGTTCTGGGGCATTCTCGTGCATGCCAGCACCGTGGAGAACTCGCCGGTCTTTCGTGCCATTGCGGAGGTCTCCGGCTTGGTTCGCATGGAGGCCTTCTTTGTCATCTCCGGTTTCCTCGCCTACATGTTGCTGAAGAAATACGGGGCAAAGGTCACCGTGAAGAAGCGTCTGCTCGCGATTGGTCTTCCCTTTGTGACGGCATTGGTGCTCCTGAACCCGGCGACGAACTATATCGTCTACTGCTACCACAATACCCCGATCCCTTTCATGGACTACCTGGCAGGGAAGGGGAGTTCTCACCCGAAGGGGCCGATGAATTGGCACCTTCACCTCTGGTTCCTCGCCGCGCTCTTCATCTACTCCCTGTTGGCTCCGGTTATCGGTCGCGCTGTGGATGGCGTAATGCGTGCCTCCTATGATCGCATTCCCCGCCCTTGGACCTTGGGAAAACTCGCTCCCGTGGTCCCCGGTTTGAAGTTTCTTGCGCTCTGCCTGATGGTTTGCGGCGGCTGTGTCGGTGCGCGAGTTGCCTTCGAGTCCATCAAGCCCTTGCTCCATCCGGAGGCTCACTATGTGGTCCGCTCCATTGGAAATTTCCTCCCTTACTATGCCTTGGGCATGGTGCTCTTCGCTTCGATCGAGCTGCGGAACGTCTTTTCAAAGGCCCGCTGGTTCCAAACCTTGCTCTCCTGCGTCCTGCTTTATCTGTCCCATCGTGCTTCCGGTGAGAATCCCGGTAAGCTTGGGGAAGTGGCAATCCTTGCAGCCCAGACCTACACCGCGCTCTGCCTCTCCAGTCTCCTGTTCTGGCTCGCGGCCAAGCTGGTGCGGAAAGAGAACCCTTGGGCTCGCTCCCTCTCGGATGCGGCCTACACCGTCTATCTCTTCCACTTCCTCTCGCTCTACCTCTTCGCGACCCTCCTGCGTCCTTGGATCCACGCGACCATTCCGCTCCTTGTCGCGATCTCGATTGCCACCTTCGCCACGACGCTTTGCTTCCATCGCTTCGTGATCTGGCGGGTTCCAATCCTGGAGCTGCTGTTTAACGGAAAACCGCTTCGCCCCTCTCGATGA
- a CDS encoding glycosyltransferase family 2 protein, with protein sequence MISVVIPSYNRSHCVLALLKDVYAQKGVEMEVIVVDDCSPDDSVEVIRREFPQVILLVNGKNGGPAVTRNRGIRAAKGDVVVGFDSDVTIPDEHLLSKVETRFKALPRVTGLAFRLLKPDGKSEDTPRWWHPVPIGSYADREFVTSYFSGTAYAFRREELVKAGMYPEILYMHYEEVELAFRIIDQGGSILHCPELVALHHANEVSRRSEVTVFYKPRNQILLAVACLPGLKAIQYVLPRTCYQFVKACGGGHVRDFARAMKSAGQLFPRLLELRKPLRTETLQRIGAMKQGLTP encoded by the coding sequence ATGATCAGCGTCGTCATTCCCAGCTACAACCGGAGCCATTGCGTGCTGGCCTTGCTCAAGGATGTCTATGCCCAGAAGGGTGTGGAGATGGAGGTCATCGTGGTCGATGATTGCTCACCGGACGATAGCGTCGAGGTGATCCGCCGCGAGTTTCCGCAGGTCATCTTGCTGGTGAACGGGAAAAACGGCGGGCCCGCTGTCACGCGGAATCGCGGCATCCGCGCCGCGAAAGGAGATGTCGTCGTTGGTTTTGACAGCGATGTGACCATTCCGGACGAGCACCTGCTTTCCAAAGTGGAGACTCGCTTCAAGGCTCTGCCGCGGGTCACCGGCCTCGCCTTCCGCCTTCTCAAGCCGGACGGCAAATCGGAAGACACCCCGCGCTGGTGGCATCCAGTCCCCATCGGAAGCTATGCGGACAGGGAATTCGTCACTTCGTATTTCAGTGGTACCGCCTATGCCTTCCGCCGGGAGGAGCTGGTGAAAGCAGGCATGTATCCGGAGATCCTTTATATGCACTACGAAGAGGTGGAGCTCGCCTTCCGCATCATCGACCAAGGTGGATCCATTCTCCACTGTCCGGAACTCGTGGCTCTTCACCATGCGAACGAGGTTTCGAGACGGAGTGAAGTGACGGTCTTCTATAAGCCTCGGAACCAGATCTTGCTCGCCGTTGCCTGCCTGCCCGGACTGAAGGCGATCCAGTACGTCTTGCCGCGGACTTGCTATCAGTTTGTGAAGGCCTGCGGGGGTGGTCATGTAAGGGATTTCGCTCGCGCGATGAAGTCGGCCGGACAGCTCTTCCCGAGGCTTTTGGAACTCCGGAAACCCTTGCGAACGGAGACCCTGCAGCGCATCGGAGCGATGAAACAAGGCCTCACTCCATGA
- a CDS encoding chitobiase/beta-hexosaminidase C-terminal domain-containing protein: MRNKAYVLLLALLAMPFSAIAKPERVPAFGPNGTHWPEVIATPFMYDNTVANIVEVPCNWNAIKSAIQAVTANQANSGTLILVQPGELTGNGSSSGSIPVLESVGSTSWGQRVTVAPRDGYGTVTWKNGVRFLKVYGVCFAGFESTGISGVKMQGCSRSALAWIKCTGHLGVYGTEGYRTEGIELVEVVQPDHYVVSDDSADFYAGGGGFTDFRFDGCYHAPRFFEANYTGGKPHTDTIQFAAAGGGSYSNVYFRDTAVFSSNNCSIQTGNIDGMTLEKCYVVSGDVSLSRYPHLPGGADEATSNAFNGSGKNFKAIDSVFYGGMALNTRDAARPWASVTNTKVNKAYGDSNQPLSGQWTVVAGMNAGNSGMPPYPNDSYLETIWANPGATTQVSRPVFVPAAGTYGSAQQVTITCSTKNSSIFYTLDGSVPTISSTRYTGPIPVSASRTVKALATAAGLDPSPVVTAEYRIVNQVEQPVISPNGGLFSTPQPVTLTTTTPGATIYYTLDGSTPTASSTAYTAPVLISTTSTLKAVGIRSGYDDSQVAMASFGIGEAYIASEAWTNVTIPAQSSNFTVRWSAIPDGSQIDGVTGLALGPVDNYPDLACIVRFAVNGVIDVRNGGAYQAQNTVTYVAGKIYRFELNVDLNAKTYSVTVTPDGASPVQIATNYKFRNEQATVATLDHFAIVALDGGSHTVSDIVFGTTAAPTAPQGLRVLSSP; the protein is encoded by the coding sequence ATGAGAAACAAAGCTTACGTTCTACTACTCGCACTCCTTGCGATGCCGTTCTCGGCCATCGCCAAGCCGGAGCGAGTCCCCGCTTTCGGTCCCAATGGTACCCATTGGCCTGAAGTGATTGCGACACCGTTCATGTATGACAACACGGTGGCAAACATCGTGGAGGTTCCTTGCAACTGGAACGCCATCAAATCGGCCATTCAAGCCGTCACGGCGAACCAGGCAAATAGCGGTACCCTCATCCTCGTCCAACCGGGCGAACTGACTGGTAACGGCAGCTCCAGCGGCTCGATTCCGGTGCTTGAGAGCGTCGGCTCCACAAGCTGGGGACAACGCGTCACGGTCGCCCCGCGCGACGGCTATGGCACGGTGACTTGGAAAAACGGAGTCCGCTTCCTGAAAGTCTACGGCGTGTGTTTCGCCGGCTTCGAGTCGACCGGGATCAGCGGCGTGAAAATGCAGGGCTGCAGCCGTTCCGCGCTGGCTTGGATCAAGTGCACCGGCCATCTCGGCGTCTACGGGACCGAAGGCTACCGCACCGAAGGCATCGAACTTGTCGAGGTGGTCCAACCGGATCACTACGTGGTCAGTGACGATTCCGCGGACTTCTACGCGGGCGGCGGTGGCTTCACGGACTTTCGCTTTGACGGATGCTATCACGCCCCGCGCTTCTTTGAAGCGAACTACACCGGCGGCAAGCCCCACACCGACACCATCCAGTTCGCGGCAGCAGGCGGTGGCAGCTACTCCAACGTTTATTTCCGCGATACGGCGGTGTTCTCTTCGAACAACTGCTCGATTCAGACCGGCAACATCGACGGCATGACGCTTGAGAAGTGCTACGTGGTTTCGGGCGATGTTTCCCTTTCCCGCTACCCGCACCTTCCGGGGGGGGCCGATGAGGCTACAAGCAACGCCTTCAATGGCTCGGGCAAGAACTTCAAGGCGATTGACAGTGTCTTCTACGGCGGGATGGCTCTCAACACCCGGGATGCTGCGCGGCCTTGGGCTTCGGTTACCAATACCAAGGTCAACAAGGCCTACGGTGACTCGAACCAGCCCTTGAGCGGCCAGTGGACGGTGGTAGCCGGAATGAATGCCGGAAACTCCGGGATGCCTCCTTATCCGAACGACAGCTATTTGGAAACGATCTGGGCGAATCCTGGTGCGACCACCCAGGTCTCCCGTCCGGTTTTTGTGCCGGCGGCTGGCACCTATGGCTCGGCCCAGCAGGTGACCATCACCTGCTCGACCAAGAACTCCTCCATCTTCTACACGCTGGATGGCTCGGTACCTACCATCTCCTCGACTCGCTACACGGGCCCCATCCCGGTATCGGCTTCCCGTACCGTCAAGGCGCTGGCCACCGCTGCGGGCTTGGATCCTTCTCCGGTGGTGACCGCGGAATACCGCATCGTCAATCAGGTGGAGCAACCGGTGATCTCGCCGAACGGCGGCCTCTTTAGCACTCCGCAGCCGGTCACCCTGACGACCACCACTCCGGGCGCGACCATCTATTACACGCTGGATGGTTCCACGCCGACCGCGTCCTCGACAGCCTACACGGCACCCGTCCTGATCTCCACGACTTCCACCCTGAAAGCGGTGGGCATCCGCAGCGGCTATGATGATAGCCAGGTAGCGATGGCCAGCTTCGGCATCGGTGAAGCCTATATCGCCAGCGAGGCATGGACGAACGTCACCATTCCGGCTCAGTCTAGCAACTTCACCGTCCGCTGGAGTGCGATTCCGGATGGCAGCCAGATTGACGGTGTGACCGGCCTGGCCTTGGGACCCGTGGACAATTATCCCGACCTCGCTTGCATCGTCCGCTTTGCAGTCAATGGCGTGATCGATGTGCGCAATGGCGGTGCCTATCAGGCACAGAACACCGTCACCTATGTCGCCGGAAAAATCTATCGCTTCGAGTTGAACGTGGACCTGAACGCCAAGACCTACTCGGTGACCGTAACCCCGGATGGGGCCTCGCCTGTCCAGATCGCGACCAACTACAAGTTCCGTAACGAGCAGGCCACGGTGGCTACCTTGGATCACTTTGCCATCGTTGCGCTTGATGGCGGCTCGCACACCGTGTCTGACATCGTCTTCGGGACCACGGCAGCGCCGACCGCTCCGCAGGGCCTCCGCGTCTTGTCCTCGCCCTGA
- a CDS encoding glycosyltransferase family 4 protein, which yields MTSPPVRVLYSFPHKLGGGRICTTAWHQVEGASRAGTKVTVIAGSQVKPLNSEVKVKKTLSVGRFRIPYRLIGRDMACNWHDAVTARWLDANHREIDVVHGWPLSSLKTIRVAKKHGIPVVLERPNAHTAFAYEEVAKENKNVGIDLPGNHDHLFNGKRLALEETEYAEADYLLCPSDFVARTFRDRGFANEKLVRHQYGFDHSRFSSPDARATEHDGLIMIYAGVIEPRKGLHHALKAWFASGAQEKGTFMVCGEFIPGYAELLQPMLSHPSVKVMGHRSDLPDLMRQSDLFVLSSVEEGSALVTYEARGSGCVLLVSDAAGAVCEHLQNGMIHPSRDVDALAEHIRLLDGDRELLAKLRAASLSDLDHLTWAEAGRKLADVYRELRRP from the coding sequence GTGACATCCCCCCCTGTCCGTGTCCTTTACAGTTTTCCCCACAAGCTCGGTGGAGGTCGCATCTGCACCACCGCGTGGCACCAGGTTGAAGGTGCCTCCCGCGCCGGTACCAAGGTAACGGTGATCGCGGGTTCGCAGGTGAAGCCGCTGAACTCCGAGGTAAAGGTGAAGAAGACCTTGTCCGTCGGAAGATTCCGCATCCCTTATCGCTTGATTGGCCGGGACATGGCCTGCAATTGGCATGATGCCGTAACCGCCCGATGGCTGGATGCGAATCACCGTGAGATCGATGTCGTCCACGGCTGGCCGCTTTCATCGCTGAAGACGATTCGAGTGGCGAAGAAGCACGGCATTCCCGTGGTGCTGGAGCGGCCGAATGCCCACACCGCCTTCGCCTACGAAGAAGTGGCGAAGGAAAACAAGAATGTCGGCATCGACCTTCCCGGCAATCATGATCATCTTTTCAACGGAAAGCGCCTCGCGCTGGAGGAAACCGAGTACGCCGAGGCAGACTATCTGCTTTGTCCCTCGGATTTCGTGGCAAGGACGTTCCGCGACCGTGGCTTCGCGAATGAAAAGCTGGTCCGCCACCAGTACGGCTTCGACCATTCGCGTTTCTCGTCCCCCGATGCCAGGGCCACGGAACACGATGGTCTCATCATGATCTATGCCGGTGTGATTGAACCGCGCAAGGGCTTGCATCATGCCCTCAAGGCTTGGTTTGCCTCCGGGGCGCAGGAGAAGGGGACTTTCATGGTTTGCGGTGAGTTCATTCCTGGCTATGCCGAACTGCTTCAGCCGATGCTTTCCCACCCGAGCGTGAAGGTGATGGGGCATCGCAGCGATCTGCCCGACCTCATGCGCCAGAGCGATCTCTTCGTGCTCTCTTCGGTGGAGGAGGGGAGTGCGCTCGTGACCTATGAGGCTCGCGGTTCCGGCTGTGTGCTGCTCGTGTCCGACGCCGCCGGCGCGGTTTGCGAGCATCTGCAGAACGGCATGATCCATCCTTCCCGCGATGTAGACGCTCTGGCGGAGCACATCCGCCTTCTTGATGGCGACCGTGAGCTGCTCGCAAAACTGCGGGCGGCATCGCTTTCCGATCTCGATCACCTCACCTGGGCCGAAGCAGGCCGGAAACTTGCTGATGTCTATCGGGAGCTTCGCCGACCCTGA
- a CDS encoding glycosyltransferase produces MIFVTVGTDQPFDRMMKVVDRWAGEACRKDVFAQIGEGGWEPAHVPFVNFLEPVEFKTRFAQASLIIGHAGMGTILSALLHGKPILVMPKLARLGEHRNEHQTATAKRMMALGNVNVAFDEEEMLQKLEVVETLKARHAIAPYASGPLIEGLRNFIFEGKGTRP; encoded by the coding sequence ATGATTTTCGTAACCGTCGGAACAGACCAGCCCTTCGACCGGATGATGAAGGTCGTGGACCGCTGGGCAGGTGAGGCCTGCAGGAAGGATGTCTTCGCCCAGATTGGCGAGGGCGGATGGGAGCCCGCACACGTGCCCTTCGTCAATTTCCTCGAACCGGTCGAGTTCAAGACCCGCTTCGCACAGGCTTCGCTGATTATCGGCCATGCCGGTATGGGAACCATTCTCTCGGCGCTGTTGCATGGAAAGCCGATCCTGGTGATGCCGAAGTTGGCGCGCCTCGGAGAGCATCGCAACGAACACCAGACGGCCACCGCGAAGCGCATGATGGCACTCGGCAATGTGAACGTCGCCTTCGATGAGGAAGAGATGCTTCAGAAGCTCGAAGTGGTGGAGACCCTCAAGGCGCGCCATGCCATCGCGCCTTACGCTTCCGGTCCGCTGATCGAGGGGCTCAGGAATTTTATCTTTGAAGGGAAGGGGACTCGTCCATGA
- a CDS encoding UDP-N-acetylglucosamine--LPS N-acetylglucosamine transferase: MSRTRPKVLALASGGGHWVQLLRLRPAFEGCDVVFATAKEGYRSDVGEAQFRVIVDANRSNKIGLLKSLWSVFMLLRRERPDVVVSTGAAPGFFALRIGKLMGMRTVWVDSIANAEELSMSGAQAGGCADLWLTQWPHLARKEGPTCMGNVL, translated from the coding sequence ATGTCACGGACCAGACCAAAAGTCCTGGCGCTCGCTTCCGGGGGTGGCCACTGGGTGCAGCTGCTGCGGCTGCGCCCGGCTTTCGAAGGCTGTGACGTGGTCTTTGCCACGGCGAAGGAGGGCTACCGATCCGATGTCGGCGAGGCGCAGTTCCGTGTGATCGTCGATGCGAACCGATCGAACAAGATCGGGCTGCTCAAGTCGCTGTGGAGCGTCTTCATGCTCCTGCGGAGGGAACGTCCGGACGTGGTGGTTTCCACCGGTGCTGCTCCCGGCTTCTTTGCACTGAGGATCGGCAAGCTGATGGGAATGCGCACCGTCTGGGTGGATAGCATCGCAAATGCAGAAGAACTTTCGATGTCGGGCGCGCAGGCGGGTGGCTGTGCAGACCTATGGCTCACTCAGTGGCCTCATCTCGCCCGAAAAGAAGGACCGACCTGTATGGGAAACGTTCTATGA
- a CDS encoding acyltransferase, which produces MKSKLSKAIHAACSLLDPRNYLHALRLIHYTGYSHVRERRKLRAGRGTGIAPNVSFRNGERILMGHDCHIGERCYLWAGDSTGRIIIGNYVSLAPEVFITASDYKFEAGKPFRQQPKNERDIRIGNDVWLGARVVVTAGVTIGDGCIVGAGAVVTKDLPAGAIAAGVPARVIGKRESSPLPALS; this is translated from the coding sequence ATGAAGTCGAAGCTGTCCAAGGCCATTCATGCCGCTTGCTCGCTCCTTGATCCGCGGAACTACCTGCATGCCCTGCGCCTCATTCACTACACTGGCTATAGCCACGTGCGGGAGCGCCGGAAGCTGAGGGCCGGACGAGGCACGGGTATTGCTCCCAATGTTTCCTTCCGCAATGGCGAGCGGATCCTCATGGGACACGACTGCCACATCGGCGAACGCTGCTACCTTTGGGCCGGGGATTCGACTGGCCGGATCATCATCGGCAACTATGTGTCCCTTGCCCCGGAAGTCTTCATTACCGCCTCCGACTACAAGTTCGAAGCCGGCAAGCCTTTCCGGCAACAGCCGAAGAACGAGCGCGATATCCGCATCGGCAATGACGTCTGGCTTGGCGCCCGTGTCGTCGTTACCGCCGGTGTCACCATTGGTGACGGATGCATCGTCGGTGCCGGTGCCGTCGTTACCAAAGATCTTCCCGCCGGAGCCATTGCGGCGGGTGTCCCCGCACGAGTGATCGGAAAGCGAGAGTCTTCCCCATTACCCGCCCTTAGCTGA
- a CDS encoding glycosyltransferase family 2 protein encodes MKADVAIVIVSYNSEDHIGTCLKSVFAQRKSVSQQVIVVDNDSRDGTVAYIRENFPEVQLVLPGVNLGFAAGVNLGVKHSDAEFVLLLNPDTEILDNAVDVIVEFARKNPGHGLYGGRTLRPDGSLEPSSCWGRPTLWSMTLFAFGLTTLAPRNRFLDPESLGSWQRDTVREVGVITGCFLLAPTEVWNKLGGLDERYFMYGEDADLAMRASSSGYRPVICPDARLVHEVGGCSDTPVHKTMLLYRGKASLVRTHWSGLSQWLGLFFLATGTGLRAAMSRLRSSPGRNDSAGRWQTLWRDRSKWICGYGTTGQSPV; translated from the coding sequence ATGAAAGCTGACGTAGCCATTGTGATCGTGTCCTACAATTCGGAGGACCATATAGGAACCTGCCTCAAGAGCGTCTTTGCTCAGAGGAAGTCCGTGAGCCAGCAAGTGATCGTGGTCGACAACGACTCGCGGGACGGAACTGTCGCATATATCCGCGAGAACTTTCCCGAGGTCCAACTGGTGCTTCCCGGCGTGAACCTCGGCTTTGCTGCCGGTGTGAATCTCGGGGTGAAGCATTCGGACGCCGAGTTCGTGCTGCTTCTCAATCCCGACACCGAGATCCTCGACAATGCCGTCGATGTCATCGTCGAGTTTGCCCGCAAGAATCCCGGCCACGGTCTCTACGGTGGCCGCACCCTGCGTCCGGATGGCAGTCTCGAGCCGTCTTCTTGCTGGGGGCGCCCCACCTTGTGGAGCATGACCCTTTTCGCCTTCGGCCTGACCACGCTCGCACCGCGCAACCGTTTTCTCGACCCGGAGTCGCTTGGGAGCTGGCAGCGTGATACGGTGCGGGAGGTCGGCGTGATCACCGGCTGCTTCCTTCTCGCTCCGACGGAAGTCTGGAACAAGCTCGGTGGACTCGATGAGCGCTATTTCATGTATGGAGAGGATGCCGATCTTGCCATGCGTGCCTCGTCCTCGGGGTATCGTCCCGTCATCTGTCCGGATGCGAGGCTTGTCCACGAAGTGGGCGGCTGCTCGGACACTCCGGTGCACAAGACGATGTTGCTTTACCGCGGGAAGGCCAGCTTGGTGCGCACGCACTGGAGCGGCCTCTCCCAGTGGTTGGGTCTCTTCTTCCTCGCCACTGGCACCGGTCTGCGCGCCGCGATGAGCCGCCTGCGATCTTCGCCCGGTCGGAATGACAGTGCGGGTCGCTGGCAGACACTTTGGCGGGACCGCAGCAAGTGGATTTGCGGCTATGGCACCACCGGGCAGAGCCCCGTCTGA
- a CDS encoding sugar transferase, with the protein MIRLRHKVLIHSFRVLDQLILIAVAALIIYFRPEIALLGGSPVAPATYRMGDTIGVLLLGLGWVGIFAYCIRYKADRFVALTTQLKDLLKATSLASFWLVIVSGIFSFRSINTGNILLFWAAVTFAGVISRFALRMMLMSARRSGYNYRFLLVIGANSRAREVAARIDDRPELGYKIVGYVAETPATQEAWQQMPGIPGEVLGVLDDLQSVLKRERVDEMIVCLPVDSRFSDIVKVVQLARDLGIVLRLMPELRDNTLFKTLHLEEFEGEQVVTLFREQMLLQLLAKRMVDTVVSLTALIVLAPLMITVAILIKTSSPGPVLFAQDRVGMNQRRFRIYKFRSMVVDAEEKKQELAHLNEIADGPAFKMKNDPRITRIGRFIRKTSIDELPQLFNVLHGEMSLVGPRPPLPEEVKKYEWLFRKRLSVKPGITCVWQISGRSNTSFERWMEMDNEYIDNWSIWLDLEILVKTVPAVLLGRGAA; encoded by the coding sequence ATGATTCGCCTTCGTCACAAGGTGTTGATCCATAGTTTTCGCGTGTTGGATCAATTGATCCTCATCGCTGTGGCAGCCTTGATCATCTACTTCCGCCCGGAGATCGCTCTCTTGGGAGGAAGTCCGGTCGCCCCCGCGACTTATCGCATGGGCGATACCATTGGAGTCCTCTTGCTCGGGCTCGGCTGGGTCGGCATCTTTGCTTATTGCATTCGTTACAAGGCGGACCGCTTTGTAGCCCTGACCACGCAGCTGAAGGATCTTCTGAAAGCGACGAGTCTCGCTTCCTTTTGGCTGGTGATCGTTAGCGGGATCTTCTCCTTCCGCAGCATCAATACCGGAAATATCCTGCTTTTCTGGGCAGCCGTTACTTTCGCCGGCGTGATCAGCCGCTTCGCGCTGCGGATGATGCTGATGAGTGCCCGTCGCTCCGGCTACAACTACCGCTTCCTGCTGGTGATCGGCGCGAATTCACGCGCCCGCGAGGTTGCCGCGCGCATCGATGACCGGCCGGAACTTGGCTACAAGATCGTCGGCTACGTTGCAGAAACGCCCGCCACGCAGGAAGCTTGGCAACAGATGCCCGGCATCCCTGGCGAGGTCCTCGGTGTGCTCGATGACCTGCAGTCCGTGCTAAAGCGCGAGCGGGTGGATGAAATGATTGTTTGCCTCCCGGTGGATTCCCGCTTCAGCGATATCGTGAAGGTGGTCCAGCTGGCACGGGATCTCGGCATCGTCCTGCGCCTCATGCCGGAACTCCGGGACAACACGCTTTTCAAAACGCTCCATTTGGAGGAGTTCGAAGGCGAGCAGGTCGTCACTTTGTTCCGCGAGCAGATGCTGCTGCAACTGCTCGCCAAGCGGATGGTGGATACTGTCGTCTCCCTGACTGCCCTGATCGTGCTCGCGCCGCTGATGATCACGGTGGCGATCCTGATCAAGACCTCCAGCCCGGGCCCTGTGTTGTTCGCACAGGATCGCGTGGGCATGAATCAGCGCCGCTTCCGCATCTACAAGTTCCGCTCCATGGTGGTGGATGCGGAAGAAAAGAAGCAGGAGCTCGCGCACCTCAATGAGATTGCGGACGGCCCCGCTTTCAAGATGAAGAATGATCCCCGCATTACCAGGATCGGCCGCTTCATCCGCAAGACCAGCATCGATGAGTTGCCCCAGCTCTTCAATGTGCTTCACGGTGAGATGAGCCTTGTTGGCCCGCGTCCGCCGCTGCCGGAAGAGGTCAAGAAGTACGAGTGGCTCTTCCGCAAGCGCCTTTCCGTGAAGCCGGGCATCACCTGCGTTTGGCAGATCAGCGGTCGCAGCAACACGAGCTTCGAGCGTTGGATGGAGATGGACAACGAATACATCGACAACTGGTCGATCTGGCTGGATCTGGAGATCCTGGTGAAAACCGTTCCTGCCGTCCTGCTTGGTCGAGGGGCTGCCTAA